The genomic stretch TAGACCCGCAGGGTGCGCTGTTCGGCCTGGGCCTGCAGGGCGCCGGTGAACAGGGTGGCAGCGATGATCGGGGCGAGCAGACGCTTGAGTCGGGCCATTATCGGGCTCCTGGCTGGGCGCGCTGGAAACCTTCCAGCACATTGACCGCATTGATGCCGATTTCTTCCACAGCGTAGCCGCCTTCCATCACGAACAGGGTCGGCTTGCCGAGCTGGGCGATGCGTTTGCCCATTTCCAGGTAGTCAGGGCTGTCCAGCTTGAACTGGGAGATTGGGTCGTCCTTGAAGGTGTCCACCCCGAGCGAGATCACCAGCACATCGGCGTCGTAGGCAGCGATGCGCTGGCACGCGTCTTCCAGCGCTGCGCTCCAGGCGGCCCAGTCACTGCCGGCCGGCAACGGGTAGTTGATGTTGCAGCCTTCACCTGCGCCTTCGCCCGTTTCGTCGGCATAGCCGAGGAAGAACGGGAATTCGTCCTGCGGGTCGCCGTGGATCGAGGCGAAGAACACATCGCTGCGGCTGTAGAAGATGTCTTGGGTGCCGTTGCCGTGGTGATAGTCGACGTCGAGGATGGCGACTTTGGCGCGGCCTTGGTCCAGGAAGGCCTGGGCAGCGATGGCAGCGTTGTTCAGGTAGCAGTAACCGCCCATGACTTCGCCGGCGGCATGGTGCCCCGGTGGGCGGCACAGGGCGAACGCCGCATGGGCGCCTTGCTGGATGGCGGCCTGGGCCGTGAGCGCGACCTGGGCGGCGCTGTAGGCGGCTTGCCAGGTACCGGCAGTAATCGGTGCACCGGCGTCGAAGCTGTAGTAGCCAAGCTCGCCATGCAGGCCGGTGGGTTTAACCTGGCGCAGGGTGCGGGCTGGCCAGGTGAAAGGCAGCAGGTCGCCTTCGTGGCCCAACGCGGCCCAGCGCGCCCAAGCGCCTTCAAAGAAGTCCAGGTAGTCGGCGCTGTGGACGCGCAGCAGCGGCGCGCGGCCGAAGTCGTCCGGCGCCTTCACGTCGCCCAGCTGGCGCTTGTTCACTTGATCGAGCACATGGTCGGCGCGCGAAGGCATTTCGAAGCAGGGCATCAGCTTGCCGTCGATCAGCTCGCAGCGGCCGTGGTGCAGGCGGTGGTCATCGGAATAGATCGTCAGCATTGTTGTTCTCCGGTTGGACTGGCGTGGGCCCATTTTCAGGGGCAGCCCGGTAGCGGAGAACGACGCAAACGGCCAAAAGGGGATCGATGTGGCCAAGGTCGCTGGCCGGGTTTAATGTGCCGGCCTTTTCGCGGGCAAGCCCGCTCCCACAGGTACACCACAATATCCCAGAGTTGTGGAGATCCTGTGGGAGCGGGCTTGCCCGCGAAGAGGCCCGCCCAGGTCAACCGCGAAAGTGGCTGGGCGCCACGCCACTCCAGCGCTGGAATGCATGGCGGAAGCTGGCCGTTTCGCTGAACCCTAAGGTTTCGGCAATCCGGTAGATCGGCATCTGCTCATCGGCCAACAACTGCTTGGCCCGCTCGAAACGCAGCTCATCGAGCAGCTGTTGATAACTGCTGCCCAGCGCCTGCAGGTGCCGGCGCAAGGTCCGCGATGAGCAGTTCATCTGCCGCGCCAAACCCTCAAGCCCCGGCGCTGCGTCCAGTTGCTGGGCCAGCAGCTGGCGTATCTTGCCCAGCCAGGCCTGACGCCCTGTG from Pseudomonas kermanshahensis encodes the following:
- a CDS encoding histone deacetylase family protein translates to MLTIYSDDHRLHHGRCELIDGKLMPCFEMPSRADHVLDQVNKRQLGDVKAPDDFGRAPLLRVHSADYLDFFEGAWARWAALGHEGDLLPFTWPARTLRQVKPTGLHGELGYYSFDAGAPITAGTWQAAYSAAQVALTAQAAIQQGAHAAFALCRPPGHHAAGEVMGGYCYLNNAAIAAQAFLDQGRAKVAILDVDYHHGNGTQDIFYSRSDVFFASIHGDPQDEFPFFLGYADETGEGAGEGCNINYPLPAGSDWAAWSAALEDACQRIAAYDADVLVISLGVDTFKDDPISQFKLDSPDYLEMGKRIAQLGKPTLFVMEGGYAVEEIGINAVNVLEGFQRAQPGAR